The following nucleotide sequence is from Streptomyces sp. NBC_00239.
CGCACCGGGGATGCGCACCACTGGATCTGCCACGGAGACAGGGTACGGGGCGGCGCGGGAGGGGGTGCGCGGGACCACCGCGCTCCGGGGGCCGGCCCCTCCCCGCGGCCGCCGGCCCCCACCCCCGCGGGCGCCGGCCCCTCCCCGGGTGCGGTTACGGAAGGTGGTCGAGGCGGCGCAGGATGATGCCCTCGCGCAGCGCCCAGGGACAGATCTCCAGCTCGTCGACGCGGAAGAGGTCCATGGCGGCCTCGGCGACGAGCGCCCCGGCGAGTAGCTGCCCGGCCCGGCCCTCGGAAACGCCGGGCAGCGAGGCCCGTTCCTCGACGGTCATGGCGGCCAGCCGCGGCACCCACTCCTCCAGCGACTTGTGGGTGAGCCCGCGCTGGATGTAGAGGCCCTCGGTCGAGCGCGCGGCGCCCGCGATCCGGGCGAGCTGCTTGAAGGTCTTGGAGGTGGCCACGACGTGGTCCGGCGCCCCGAAGCGGGCGAACTCGCGGACCGTCCGCGCGATCTGTGCCCGCGCGTGCCGGCGCAGCGCCCGTACGTCGGCGGGGTCCGCGGGGTCGCCGGGCAGCCAGCCCGCGGTCAGCCGGCCCGCGCCCAGCGGCAGCGAGACCGCGGCGTCGGGCTCCTCGTCGATGCCGAAGGCGACCTCCAGGGAGCCGCCGCCGATGTCGAGGACGAGGAGCTTGCCCGCGGACCAGCCGAACCAGCGGCGGACGGCGAGGAAGGTCAGCCGGGCCTCCTCGGCGCCGCTGAGGACCTGGAGGTCGATGCCGGTCTCCTCGCGGACCCGGGCGAGTACCTCGTCGGCGTTGCCGGCCTCGCGCACGGCGGAGGTCGCGAAGGCCAGCACGGCCTCGCAGCCCTTGTCCTCGGCCGCCTGGGCGGCGCCGGCGATCACACCGACGAGTGTGTCTATGCCCTCGGCTCCTATGGCGCCGTCCGCGTCCAGCAGTTCGGCCAGGCGCAGTTCCGCCTTGTGGGAGTGCGCGGGCAGCGGCCGCGCACCCGGGTGCGCATCCACCACCAGCAGATGAACCGTGTTCGAACCCACATCAAGGACACCGAGTCTCATGGACGGAACGCTACTGCGACTCGGCCGCAACGCCGCCACTCGGCGGGTATGGAACGGGTAAGGCCCGCTTAGGCTTGTGTTGTGCCAAATACGAAGAAGGCCAAGCAGACGAAATCGGCCAAGGCCGCCGCCAAGGGCTCCAAGGCGGGGAAGAAGCGGCCGGTGGGCGACGAGGTGGGGATCGACTTCGCGCGCGCGTGGGTGGAGTTTCCCGACCCGGCGGACGACGAGCAGGTCTTCCGCTGCGACCTGACCTGGCTGACCTCGCGCTGGACCTGCATCTTCGGCAGCGGCTGCCAGGGCATCCAGGCCGGCCGGGCCTCGGACGGCTGCTGCACGCTGGGCGCGCACTTCTCCGACGAGGACGACGAGAAGCGGGTCGCGGAGCACGTGGCGCGGCTCACGCCCGACCTGTGGCAGTTCCACGACGTGGGCACGGCCACCGGCTGGGTGCAGAAGGACGAGGACGGCGA
It contains:
- a CDS encoding Ppx/GppA phosphatase family protein, coding for MRLGVLDVGSNTVHLLVVDAHPGARPLPAHSHKAELRLAELLDADGAIGAEGIDTLVGVIAGAAQAAEDKGCEAVLAFATSAVREAGNADEVLARVREETGIDLQVLSGAEEARLTFLAVRRWFGWSAGKLLVLDIGGGSLEVAFGIDEEPDAAVSLPLGAGRLTAGWLPGDPADPADVRALRRHARAQIARTVREFARFGAPDHVVATSKTFKQLARIAGAARSTEGLYIQRGLTHKSLEEWVPRLAAMTVEERASLPGVSEGRAGQLLAGALVAEAAMDLFRVDELEICPWALREGIILRRLDHLP